A single genomic interval of Gammaproteobacteria bacterium harbors:
- a CDS encoding HAD-IA family hydrolase, translated as MAMTTLQALIFDVDGTLADTEDLHRRAFNAAFRDAGLKWRWGTTQYSRLLLTSGGRERIFAHARRHMPDSGLSATALDEWAGQLHERKSRLYRQLLAERPPPLRRGIMRLLDEADGRGLRLAIATSSSRQNVSALLRHCGYPELEQRFAAIVTGDTVPEKKPAPAVYRRVLEELRLPAGRCIAIEDTQSGNTAALAAGLRTVITVHRFTRAHEFQGASLVLNGLGEPGRPFRVLTGNAGGHSWVGLELLERIAARDAGGALPRVAEPAAAREQ; from the coding sequence ATGGCGATGACAACGCTGCAAGCATTGATATTTGACGTGGACGGCACCCTGGCGGACACCGAAGACTTGCATCGCCGGGCCTTCAACGCCGCTTTCCGGGACGCCGGCCTGAAGTGGCGGTGGGGCACGACTCAGTACAGCCGCCTGTTGCTGACCTCCGGGGGCCGAGAGCGCATTTTCGCCCATGCCCGCCGGCACATGCCGGACAGCGGGTTGTCGGCAACCGCCCTGGACGAGTGGGCGGGGCAGCTGCACGAGCGCAAATCGCGGCTCTACCGGCAGTTGCTGGCGGAGCGCCCGCCGCCGTTGCGCCGCGGGATCATGCGGTTGCTGGACGAGGCAGACGGGCGGGGGCTGCGCTTGGCGATCGCCACCAGCTCTTCGCGGCAAAACGTCAGCGCCCTGTTGCGGCACTGCGGCTACCCGGAATTGGAACAACGCTTTGCGGCGATCGTTACCGGCGACACGGTGCCGGAGAAAAAGCCCGCGCCTGCCGTTTACCGCCGTGTCCTGGAGGAGTTGCGTCTGCCCGCGGGGCGTTGCATCGCCATTGAAGATACCCAGAGCGGGAATACGGCCGCCCTGGCGGCGGGCCTGAGAACGGTGATCACTGTCCACCGCTTTACTCGCGCACACGAATTCCAGGGCGCGTCCCTGGTGCTGAACGGCCTGGGAGAACCGGGGCGACCGTTCCGGGTCCTGACCGGCAACGCAGGGGGCCACTCCTGGGTCGGCCTGGAATTGCTGGAGCGGATCGCGGCCAGGGACGCCGGCGGCGCCCTGCCGCGGGTGGCGGAACCGGCGGCGGCCCGCGAACAATAA
- a CDS encoding PA0069 family radical SAM protein, with translation MTGAVGDGWRKGRGALGNPAPRYLPVERQIADDGWGGQAPGPGPRLRTTVTLESPRSIVSRNRSPDVPFDRSINPYRGCEHGCIYCYARPTHAYLDLSPGLDFETRLFAKPAAAELLRRELSRNGYRCRPIALGTNTDPYQPIERRFQVTRQIIEVLADCGHPLLITTKSSLVERDLDLLAPMAARGLVKVSLSLTTLDHDLARRLEPRATAPRRRLQTLERLAAAGIPAGVMFAPVIPAVNDRELEEVLRQAAAVGCRFAGYVVLRLPREVRGLFRQWLRSHRPRAEGRVFQLIRELRQGRENDPRFGTRMKGSGAFALLIAQRFRLCCSRLGLNRAPLALDTGRFRPPSAPPARQLSLF, from the coding sequence ATGACGGGCGCCGTCGGCGACGGTTGGCGCAAAGGCAGGGGCGCGCTCGGCAACCCGGCCCCCCGCTACCTCCCCGTCGAACGCCAGATCGCGGACGACGGCTGGGGCGGGCAGGCCCCCGGGCCCGGTCCGCGCCTGCGGACTACGGTTACCCTGGAGTCGCCGCGCAGCATCGTCAGCCGCAACCGTTCGCCCGATGTCCCCTTCGACCGGTCCATCAACCCCTACCGGGGCTGCGAACACGGTTGCATCTACTGCTACGCCCGCCCCACCCATGCCTATCTGGATCTCTCCCCGGGCTTGGATTTCGAGACCCGCCTGTTCGCCAAACCGGCGGCGGCGGAACTGTTGCGGCGGGAATTGAGCCGCAATGGCTACCGCTGCCGGCCCATCGCTCTGGGCACCAACACCGATCCCTATCAGCCGATCGAGCGGCGCTTCCAGGTGACCCGGCAGATCATCGAGGTCCTCGCCGACTGCGGCCATCCCCTGCTGATCACCACCAAGTCCTCCCTGGTGGAGCGCGACCTGGACCTGCTGGCGCCCATGGCGGCCCGGGGACTGGTCAAGGTCTCCCTGTCGCTGACCACCCTGGACCACGACCTGGCGCGGCGCCTGGAACCGCGCGCCACGGCCCCCCGGCGGCGCCTGCAAACCCTGGAGCGGCTGGCCGCCGCGGGGATTCCGGCCGGGGTGATGTTCGCCCCCGTGATCCCCGCCGTCAACGACCGGGAGCTGGAGGAAGTGCTGCGCCAGGCCGCCGCCGTCGGCTGCCGTTTTGCCGGCTATGTCGTGCTGCGGCTGCCGCGCGAAGTCCGCGGCCTCTTCCGCCAGTGGTTGCGCAGCCACCGCCCGCGCGCCGAGGGGAGGGTATTTCAATTGATCCGCGAACTGCGCCAGGGGCGGGAAAACGACCCCCGTTTCGGAACGCGCATGAAGGGCAGCGGCGCCTTTGCCTTGCTGATTGCCCAACGCTTTCGGCTGTGTTGCAGCCGCCTGGGGCTGAACCGCGCCCCCCTGGCCCTGGACACCGGCCGCTTCCGGCCGCCGTCCGCGCCACCGGCCCGCCAGTTGTCGCTATTCTAA